The Nicotiana tomentosiformis chromosome 2, ASM39032v3, whole genome shotgun sequence genome includes the window ATACTACTTGAAATGTCTCATCCACCTGGACAGGAAGACAAGTCCAAGATTCAGATAAGTAGGGGAGCTATAATGTGGCCTGCACTTTACCATAATTAAACATCATGAGGAAACACAATACTTCATTGAGGAATTCAGGTACGTATACTAGTCCATCAACACCAGAATATGGAGATAACCATTTCGAAGGATTTCAGAAAGGCTGGAGTTCCGAGCGAGTACCAGTGCCAAACAACAGCAGCAGGAGGCATATTAGTGCTACTGCATTGATGCCATTCAATAGTGGAAGGGCATTGCCTTCTAAATGGGATGACGCAGAAAGGTGGATTACTAGTCCAGTATCAGGTCATGGTATTCCCAAAACTTCAACCGTGCTATCCCCGAGGCAGCCTAAGTCAAAGAGTGGACCTCTGGGGTCTCACTTTTCACCCTCTGTCCCAGTCCAAGAAGGTGGAAGTACAAGTAATTTTATAGCAAATTCACCATTTACAACAGGTGTACTGGTGCCTGATGGTTTATCCATTCATTATGGTCCGGGCACTAGTGCAAGATCTAGTGCTTTATATGGTGAGAATGGCATGGCTCGAGCAAGCACTGCTCCTGGTCTATCAGACTTTTTTACTGAATCTTCTTTACCAAGCTCCGAAGGTATGATTTTCCTCCTCTTTGCATATATTGTGCTACTTTCTTCTGGTTCATATCCCAATTTTCAGTACTGGTCTGTTGCCATATTAAAACATTCATCTCCAATTATATGTTAATGCATCATTTTATACCATAATTCTACTACTAAGACTGTTTGATTTTCCATTGTTTATCAAGTAGCACCATCAATATCTTCCCTCAGTGTTATCAGCACAAGAACCTCAATGGTTCTATGGTCTCTGTACGAGGGTAAGATTGTATAGTTTTACCTGACTTATACTAAGCATTTGAGGGTATATGGTTCTTGGTGAAGCTTGCATCTGGTCTTCAGATCATATCTTAACACGAGGAATTAGAACTTCGTGTACTTAAGAATTGTTATTAGGCACTTAGTCTGTGACCTATGGATCTTCTAACTAGCGGGAATGCTTCCTTGCTTTGATACAAAATTCATTTGATGCATCAGCTTAATCAAAGATAAGGAACACCTGTCAGAGTGTGCTAGCAAGAGATAATACCATGTCATTTGAATGCAAAATATAAGTAGATATGAATTGGAAATTGTATGGTATCAAAGAAGGAAGTCGTTTTAAATTAATTGTCAAAAAGAAAAACGGGTAGGGGGAAAGTTGAAGTTTCCCAAGAGCTGATTTGGCTAAAACAGTGTATGTAAGCCTACAGATAATGTGCTATCTCCATCTACAGAGATTTCAAGTCAGGTTAATTTAGGCATTTAGACAAAATAATATGTCTAGTAGTCTTCATCCTTTTTCGAAATAGGACCTTGTAGCAGTTACTCATGCTTCTTAACACCGCACGCGCAGCCCTCCTGATTTCCACTATTTGAACAAGTCATGTAGGTATTCTTCTTTTTACAAGTAAACTGCCATTATTCAATTTAAATTGTATTGTGCAATCACCTAGACCAAAGTATATATTGAAAGAAAAATGTATTCTTGGTAAAGTATAATGCATTAATCTGTTTTTGCTGATGGAATATAATTGCCAGATGATAAACATGATGGCACCAACGAAACAGATGCTATTTCCTGTGTAGTTTCACGTAGAGACATGGCAACGCAAATGAGCCCGGATGGAAGTACACATTCCTCTCCCAAAAGAAGATCGCCTTCAATCCTTTCCGTAGAGGAACCAAATAATCAGCATTCTGCTAAAATTGAGATTAGAGATGTACAGGTAGACAAAGGAACCCCCATATCCGGACAATCTCAGGAAAACGGGGTAAGGAGAACGAGGAAAGACTTAAAAGATGCGAGTGACTCAAATTCGCGGTGGGATGTTACGGATGCAGCAAGGAGCATGTCAAAGTATGCTGTCATTTCATGCTTTTGATACTTACATCGTGTAAAATGTATCCATCCTGACTTCAGGAAATGACAACCAGCACATCCTTAATGTTAATTTACTCTTTTTGCAAGTTTATCAAACAGTTTAGACAGCTAGCCTATATATAAGATGGAGTAACGCATATTCTTGCTGATACCTATATTTCAAAATAACAAAAAGCTCTGTATATTGTCTTCCTACTCTAATATATTATGGTATGGTCACTGAATTTTACAAACTAGAAGTCTAGAACAGTAAAGTCACAAAACTATTTTGTTGTCGCATTAAAGTAGCTGAACTCCCTATAATCGTAAAGTAATGAAGCTATCAACTATGACAGTAAATTCATGACTTTACTCTTACAGGCTAATGTGacaaaaaaaatagttttatgACTTCGCTGTTGTAGTAGATGAAGTTGGGATATACATGGAAGCAGTACATTGATGTTTCTTTATTCCTGTATTTGCAGGCAGCAAAGAGAGGAAGCCAGGATTACAGCTTGGGAGAACTTGCAGAAGGCTAAAGCTGAAGCAGCAATCCAGAAGCTTGAGGTCTCTCGGAACTTCTGATGCATAATTGTCTATCTACAGATTCCTACTTGTCTTTGAATAGTGCAAaactgactcaacttcttctATTTTGGATCTCAGATGAAACTAGCAAAGAGGAGGTCAGCATCTATGGATAAGATTATGAACAAGCTTAGACTTTCTCAGTTGAAGGCTCAAACGATGAGACGTGCAATAACAGAAGGTCGTCGAAGAACTTCAAAAAAACTCTTCCCTTTTCAGAAGTATTTCAAGATTGGCTCTTTCAGCAGTTGCTTTTACTGCAGTGTCCATTAGTTGGACGATATCGTTTCTTTTTCATTGCTTACAGAAAGCAGAGCGCGATTTATATATGGTTCTCGTCAAAGCTTGGAGGATATTTCATTCTTGGTGATCAAAGGAGTTAAAGATGTCATATGTCATAGAATTCAGTTTTGACCAACATGTTGCTATATATTCAAAGAGAAACACCTGTCTTTGTGGAATTTTGTAAAACTATTTTTGTAAATGGTTATAAAACAGATAGCAATGAGGAACTGAATACATATCCAGAAAGGTCAAATTGGAGAGGTATTGTACCAATATAGCAAACTAGCCGCAACATATTGAGATACACATCTTGATTTATAGTATGTAGACTTTTAAAAaggttaaaagaaaataattaacaATGCTAAGGAgagaaaataatttattgaatGCTGAAGAGTAGCACTAGCAATTAGTGGCCCCAAGAAGTTTATAGTGTCTATTATGTTTGGTGTTTGAACAGTAAAGTTGATGCTAAAGTTGGGGCATCTGTCCAGCTTTAGGAGGGTTTCTGTTTTTGCTTAGTAAATATTTTCTCTTGATAATATAAGTCTCGATTTGACTTTTCGATTTATTGGTTCTATTTGCACACCCCTGTATATaacataataaaaaatatataatctcCTAAAAATCTTCTTAGAAGTCAAGGTTTTGTTGGAACAGGAGAAGCATTCAATCGATTTATAAATAGAGTTATCGAGCAACTATGACAACAGCAGCGCCCATGGCCTAATGGATAAGGCGCTTGACTTCTAATCAAGCGATTGTGGGTTCGAGTCCCACTGGGCGTGTATAATTTTTGAATACTTTTTTATATCGCATTTTTTGTAAACTAGAAAAATTTCAcgactttttgtatttttcagttTCAATAATATACTTCCCATAAATAGATAGACGACCCATTTAACCAAATTCGCTGCAGTGGGTTTTCCCGGATCCGACTCCACTCTTTCAAGTTCCAAGAAACACCCCTTAAACCCCTCAATTTCATGCCTAAAAAGACCTTTATCTTTCATGGCGTTTCTGAAAGTAGTTTAAAAATGGCAGTTTCTTATACACAGTTTTCGAGTGTATCTGCACAACCTTAGTTCCCTGCTATGATGTTTCTCAAACTTATTCTCCGGCCACCAATGGCTTTCAGGCGACCCACATCACATAAAGAGACTTTTATTTCTCAACAGTTCGTTTTCTGCTGCGTACATAAGTTTAGAATTACACGCACTAATAAAGTTAGCTTTTTTTGATTGCTTAGCTCGTACATTTGTGTTTCTTGAATATTTAATCATGGATATGACTCTATGTTTAAAGTAGTGGATGCTAGACAATTAGTGGAACATTGATGTCCGGTGAAATTTTTTAGTGTCTGTTGGAGTTACTCTTTGTTAGTATTGCTGTAGTAATAGGAgtgaaaaatctaatttttgcTTTACTAGATAGCACCACCTTGACAAAATAGCACGACTTTGGCAAATGATCATACAACGGAAAGCTCAAGTTTCAAATATCTCGAAAGCAGCATTGATGATAGGTTAATCTGTTTTTTTTGCTGAAAGgggatttttgattttttttattttttacttttttgtatTTCTTTGCAAGAGATAAAAAGGGAAATGTATTTTAATTGCTCTTTGATGGATGGAGGTTGATAAGCTGAACTCTCGTATATTTGCCATGTAAAGT containing:
- the LOC104102833 gene encoding uncharacterized protein codes for the protein MRKHNTSLRNSGTYTSPSTPEYGDNHFEGFQKGWSSERVPVPNNSSRRHISATALMPFNSGRALPSKWDDAERWITSPVSGHGIPKTSTVLSPRQPKSKSGPLGSHFSPSVPVQEGGSTSNFIANSPFTTGVLVPDGLSIHYGPGTSARSSALYGENGMARASTAPGLSDFFTESSLPSSEDDKHDGTNETDAISCVVSRRDMATQMSPDGSTHSSPKRRSPSILSVEEPNNQHSAKIEIRDVQVDKGTPISGQSQENGVRRTRKDLKDASDSNSRWDVTDAARSMSKQQREEARITAWENLQKAKAEAAIQKLEMKLAKRRSASMDKIMNKLRLSQLKAQTMRRAITEGRRRTSKKLFPFQKYFKIGSFSSCFYCSVH